A stretch of Allostreptomyces psammosilenae DNA encodes these proteins:
- a CDS encoding sialidase family protein, with protein sequence MTLLLTDHRAGRRALAWAAVVLLALTSLVVGAPTASAAVPSELSRPFEVDEAGYRCFRIPAVVTTQDGTVLAFAEARVADCGDVGDIDLVMKRSFDGGRNWGPIQVLRGRGDTGGFGNPVPVVDSASGRISVLFAYNTWTLDAEGNRRRGPRSLHALHSDRASDGEEWTAGRFLGDLKPSDWTWISVGPGHGIQLTRQSSLAEGASPRIIVPGDHATTSGLAGAQLYYSDDGGQSWYLGARYDVPRSGAHPGETTVVERVDGSIHVNSRSSANCGTADHRLAATSTDHGESFTAEGFTPVRHLPVPPVSASLLRLRATDEGDAGNRVLLSAPVRPGAEATDRQVLAIRSSYDEGASWDPVGTVVHAGRAGYSDLTELRSGEIGVLYETGTHTSHGNIVFTAFTEAAMDAARTDLAFPRTSDTSGNGNHAVVHGGAVLGTGRSGQAMTFDGTDDHLRLINCPASLRFGEGDFTVTAWIRYGATSGAHPIMWGYGQDAGVPQFWLRAEPAGGRLRAWVDTGTASAAVSTAGAYNDNAWHHVVLRRQGGTLSLSVDGGAPATAAAPTGSLVPGGAFTIHIGARPDLEQLFRGAMDEVRVYGRSLTDAEVAAVAAGATDVPDARVRLAFTTIW encoded by the coding sequence CGCGCCGGCCGCCGGGCGCTGGCCTGGGCGGCGGTCGTCCTGCTCGCCCTGACCTCCCTCGTGGTCGGCGCCCCCACGGCGTCGGCCGCGGTCCCCTCCGAGCTCTCCCGCCCGTTCGAGGTGGACGAGGCCGGCTACCGCTGCTTCCGGATCCCGGCCGTCGTCACCACCCAGGACGGGACCGTGCTCGCCTTCGCCGAGGCCCGGGTGGCCGACTGCGGCGACGTCGGCGACATCGACCTGGTGATGAAGCGCTCGTTCGACGGCGGGCGGAACTGGGGGCCGATCCAGGTGCTCCGGGGCCGTGGCGACACCGGCGGCTTCGGCAACCCCGTCCCGGTCGTGGACTCGGCCAGTGGGCGGATCTCCGTCCTGTTCGCCTACAACACCTGGACGCTCGACGCCGAGGGCAACCGGCGGCGGGGGCCCCGCAGCCTGCACGCCCTGCACAGCGACCGGGCGTCCGACGGCGAGGAATGGACCGCCGGGAGGTTCCTGGGCGACCTCAAGCCGTCCGACTGGACCTGGATCTCCGTCGGCCCCGGCCACGGGATCCAGCTCACCCGGCAGTCCTCCCTCGCCGAGGGGGCCTCCCCCCGGATCATCGTCCCCGGCGACCACGCCACCACCTCCGGGCTCGCCGGCGCGCAGCTGTACTACAGCGACGACGGGGGCCAGAGCTGGTACCTCGGCGCCCGGTACGACGTGCCGAGGTCGGGCGCCCACCCCGGTGAGACCACGGTGGTCGAGCGGGTGGACGGCTCGATCCACGTGAACTCGCGCAGCTCCGCCAACTGCGGCACCGCCGACCACCGGCTGGCGGCGACCAGCACGGACCACGGGGAGAGCTTCACCGCCGAGGGCTTCACCCCCGTCCGCCACCTGCCGGTCCCCCCGGTCTCCGCGTCGCTGCTGCGCCTGCGGGCCACCGACGAGGGCGACGCCGGCAACCGGGTGCTGCTGTCCGCGCCGGTGCGCCCCGGGGCGGAGGCCACGGACCGGCAGGTGCTCGCCATCCGCTCCTCGTACGACGAGGGGGCCAGCTGGGATCCGGTGGGGACGGTGGTCCACGCCGGCCGGGCGGGCTACTCCGACCTCACCGAACTGCGCTCGGGCGAGATCGGGGTGCTCTACGAGACGGGCACCCACACCTCGCACGGCAACATTGTCTTCACCGCCTTCACCGAGGCCGCGATGGACGCCGCGCGCACCGACCTGGCCTTCCCGCGGACCAGCGACACGAGCGGCAACGGCAACCACGCGGTGGTGCACGGCGGCGCGGTGCTCGGCACCGGACGCTCCGGGCAGGCGATGACGTTCGACGGGACCGACGACCACCTGCGGCTGATCAACTGCCCGGCCTCGCTGCGGTTCGGCGAGGGCGACTTCACCGTGACCGCCTGGATCCGGTACGGCGCCACCTCCGGCGCCCACCCGATCATGTGGGGGTACGGCCAGGACGCCGGCGTCCCGCAGTTCTGGCTGCGCGCCGAGCCCGCCGGCGGCCGGCTCAGGGCCTGGGTGGACACCGGCACGGCGTCGGCCGCGGTGAGCACCGCCGGGGCGTACAACGACAACGCCTGGCACCACGTCGTCCTCCGCCGCCAGGGCGGGACCCTGTCGCTCTCCGTGGACGGCGGCGCGCCGGCGACCGCCGCCGCCCCCACGGGCTCCCTGGTGCCGGGCGGCGCCTTCACGATCCACATCGGCGCCCGGCCGGACCTGGAGCAGCTGTTCCGCGGCGCGATGGACGAGGTGCGGGTCTACGGCCGCTCGCTGACCGACGCGGAGGTCGCGGCGGTCGCCGCCGGGGCCACCGACGTCCCCGACGCCCGGGTGCGGCTGGCCTTCACCACGATCTGGTGA
- a CDS encoding endo-1,4-beta-xylanase, protein MNRTPVRRRRLSVAAALGTLVAALALPVGLLGASAQAGENVPGQAGQNARAQAGQNARAQAGGLRDYAAAAGVHIGTALSEGRLGETAYANTAANEFNAITAENSMKWESLEPTRGSYQWAGGDRVVQFAQDNGAIVRGHTLVWHSQTPPWLTPGAFSNAELRTIVQNHVQTVAGRYAGDVYAWDVVNEPFNEDGTRRNSIFQQQLGDGYIADALRWARAADPNAALYINDYNIEGINAKSNAMYNLARDLLAQGVPLDGIGMQAHLIAGQVPSDFQANIQRFVDLGLDVAITELDIRMQLPATADKLQAQAADYTRVMNACLNVDGCIGVTVWGVTDKYSWVPDVFSGYGAALPIDENYAFKPAYYAVQRTLGGPGNPTNPPTDPPVGNGCAVRYTVSNQWNTGFTTSVTVTNTGSQALSNWTLTWTFPSGQRITQAWNGTATQNGANVTFTPASWASTLPAGGTANFGFNGSHTGTNTAPTQFALNGVACTTA, encoded by the coding sequence ATGAATCGAACACCAGTACGGAGGCGGCGGCTCAGCGTCGCGGCGGCCCTCGGCACCCTCGTCGCCGCCCTCGCCCTCCCCGTCGGTCTGCTCGGCGCCTCCGCCCAGGCCGGCGAGAACGTCCCGGGCCAGGCCGGCCAGAACGCCCGGGCCCAGGCCGGCCAGAACGCCCGCGCCCAGGCCGGCGGCCTGCGCGACTACGCCGCCGCCGCCGGCGTGCACATCGGCACCGCGCTGAGCGAGGGACGGCTGGGCGAGACCGCCTACGCCAACACCGCCGCGAACGAGTTCAACGCGATCACCGCCGAGAACTCCATGAAGTGGGAGTCGCTGGAGCCCACCCGCGGCAGCTACCAGTGGGCCGGCGGCGACCGGGTGGTCCAGTTCGCCCAGGACAACGGCGCGATCGTGCGCGGCCACACCCTCGTCTGGCACAGCCAGACCCCTCCCTGGCTCACCCCCGGCGCCTTCAGCAACGCCGAGCTGCGCACCATCGTCCAGAACCACGTGCAGACCGTCGCCGGACGCTACGCCGGCGACGTCTACGCCTGGGACGTGGTGAACGAGCCGTTCAACGAGGACGGCACCCGCCGCAACAGCATCTTCCAGCAGCAGCTCGGCGACGGCTACATCGCCGACGCGCTGCGCTGGGCCCGCGCCGCCGACCCGAACGCGGCCCTCTACATCAACGACTACAACATCGAGGGCATCAACGCGAAGTCCAACGCGATGTACAACCTGGCGCGCGACCTGCTCGCCCAGGGCGTGCCGCTGGACGGCATCGGCATGCAGGCCCACCTGATCGCCGGACAGGTGCCGAGCGACTTCCAGGCCAACATCCAGCGCTTCGTGGACCTCGGCCTCGACGTCGCCATCACCGAGCTGGACATCCGCATGCAGCTGCCGGCCACCGCGGACAAGCTGCAGGCCCAGGCGGCCGACTACACCCGGGTGATGAACGCCTGTCTGAACGTGGACGGCTGCATCGGCGTCACCGTCTGGGGCGTCACCGACAAGTACTCCTGGGTCCCGGACGTCTTCAGTGGCTACGGCGCGGCGCTGCCGATCGACGAGAACTACGCGTTCAAGCCGGCGTACTACGCGGTGCAGCGCACCCTCGGCGGCCCGGGCAACCCGACCAACCCGCCGACCGACCCGCCGGTCGGCAACGGCTGCGCGGTGCGGTACACCGTGAGCAACCAGTGGAACACCGGGTTCACCACCTCGGTGACGGTCACCAACACCGGCTCCCAGGCGCTCAGCAACTGGACCCTGACCTGGACCTTCCCCTCGGGCCAGCGGATCACCCAGGCCTGGAACGGCACCGCCACCCAGAACGGGGCGAACGTGACCTTCACGCCGGCCTCGTGGGCCAGCACCCTGCCGGCCGGCGGAACGGCGAACTTCGGGTTCAACGGCTCGCACACCGGCACCAACACCGCGCCCACGCAGTTCGCGCTGAACGGCGTGGCCTGCACCACCGCCTGA